From Paracoccus suum, the proteins below share one genomic window:
- a CDS encoding cisplatin damage response ATP-dependent DNA ligase, with amino-acid sequence MKAFANLLERLAFTPARNAKLQILRHYLERTPNPDRGWALAALTGELKLRTVTPSLLRGLVVERFDPELFALSYDFVGDLAETIALLWPDPEEAVDVPLSAAVELLQTTGKASLPKAIAGMLDRLGASERLAFLKLATGAMRIGLSARMARIALAEMGGPPVEDIEELWHGLAPPYLNLFAWIEGGPRPASAALAPFRPVMLSTPIDLEELAPLDPAEHVAEWKWDGIRVQAVSDGGVRRLYSRTGEDISGAFPDVIDAMNFDGAADGELIVRREGQVASFNDLQQRLNRKTVSKAHLGTHPAGLRVYDLLIWHGRDLRPLPLTERREVLEGADFGSDRIDISPLLDFATWEDLAALRADPPEAVIEGVMIKRRDSTYVGGRPRGPWFKWKRDPMTVDAVLLYAQRGHGKRSGFYSDFTFGLWDGEDLVPVGKAYFGFTDEELRELDRFVRGNTVERFGPVRSVAPKLVLEVAFEGVNRSARHRSGVAMRFPRISRIRWDKPALEADHLPTLEALIDDAGAARTVPRKPSRRRKQSAEDDPA; translated from the coding sequence ATGAAAGCCTTTGCCAACCTGCTGGAACGGCTGGCCTTTACGCCTGCGCGCAATGCCAAGCTGCAGATTCTGCGGCATTACTTGGAGCGTACGCCGAATCCGGACAGGGGCTGGGCGCTGGCCGCCCTGACCGGCGAGTTGAAGCTGCGGACGGTCACGCCGTCGCTTCTGCGCGGGCTTGTAGTCGAGCGGTTCGACCCCGAGTTGTTCGCCCTCAGCTATGACTTCGTCGGCGATCTGGCCGAGACGATTGCGCTGCTCTGGCCGGACCCGGAGGAGGCCGTTGACGTGCCGCTGTCCGCCGCGGTCGAACTGCTGCAGACCACCGGGAAAGCCAGCCTGCCGAAGGCGATTGCCGGGATGCTGGACCGCCTCGGCGCCTCCGAGCGACTGGCCTTTCTGAAGCTCGCCACCGGCGCCATGCGGATCGGCCTGTCGGCACGCATGGCACGCATCGCGCTGGCCGAGATGGGCGGTCCCCCCGTCGAGGACATCGAGGAGTTGTGGCACGGCCTCGCGCCGCCCTACCTCAACCTCTTCGCCTGGATCGAGGGTGGGCCGCGCCCCGCCAGCGCCGCCCTCGCCCCGTTCCGTCCGGTGATGCTGTCCACCCCGATCGATCTGGAGGAACTGGCGCCCCTCGACCCGGCAGAGCATGTCGCGGAATGGAAATGGGACGGCATCCGGGTTCAGGCCGTCAGCGATGGCGGGGTGCGCCGCCTTTACTCGCGCACCGGCGAGGATATCTCGGGCGCCTTTCCCGATGTGATCGACGCGATGAACTTCGACGGCGCTGCAGATGGCGAGTTGATCGTGCGGCGCGAGGGCCAGGTCGCCAGCTTCAACGACCTGCAACAGCGGCTGAACCGCAAGACGGTCAGCAAGGCGCATCTGGGCACCCACCCGGCCGGCCTGCGGGTCTATGACCTGCTGATCTGGCACGGCCGCGATCTGCGCCCCCTGCCCCTGACCGAACGCCGCGAGGTGCTGGAGGGCGCGGATTTCGGCAGCGACCGGATCGACATCTCGCCCCTGCTGGATTTTGCGACCTGGGAAGATCTGGCCGCCTTGCGTGCCGACCCGCCCGAAGCGGTCATCGAAGGCGTGATGATCAAGCGCCGCGATTCGACCTATGTCGGCGGCCGGCCGCGCGGGCCGTGGTTCAAGTGGAAGCGCGATCCGATGACGGTCGATGCGGTTCTGCTCTATGCCCAGCGTGGTCATGGCAAGCGCTCGGGCTTTTACAGCGACTTCACCTTTGGCCTGTGGGACGGCGAGGATCTGGTGCCGGTCGGCAAGGCATATTTCGGCTTCACCGACGAGGAGCTGCGCGAGCTTGACCGGTTCGTGCGCGGCAACACGGTCGAGAGGTTCGGGCCCGTCCGGTCGGTCGCGCCGAAATTGGTCCTAGAGGTCGCATTCGAGGGGGTGAACCGCAGCGCCCGCCACCGGAGCGGGGTAGCCATGCGCTTTCCCCGCATCAGCCGCATCCGCTGGGACAAGCCGGCACTTGAAGCCGACCATCTGCCGACGCTCGAGGCGTTGATCGACGACGCTGGCGCCGCACGCACCGTGCCGCGCAAACCCAGTCGCCGCCGCAAGCAGTCCGCCGAGGACGACCCCGCGTGA
- a CDS encoding ligase-associated DNA damage response exonuclease: protein MQADQILYPTDAGLYCAPGDFFIDPVRPVPRALITHGHGDHARAGHGAVLATRQTLDIMAIRYGEDFTSARQIADGPLRVGETTVSFHPAGHVLGSAQIAVHPDQGPRFTVSGDYCRMPNPVCLPWEPVPCDIFVTEATFGLPVFRHPDPLAETRKLLASMAEFPDRAHLVGAYALGKAQRVIALLRQAGYDAPIHLHGAAQRLTDYHVAQGVPLGDLRPATQPKEIEGQVVIAPPSAFASPWVQRFRDPVIGFASGWMAVRARARQRGTELPLVISDHVDWPQLTQTLQELRPDEAWVTHGREEALVRWCELNQISARPLRLVGYEDEAEE, encoded by the coding sequence ATGCAGGCCGACCAGATCCTTTACCCAACCGATGCCGGCCTTTACTGCGCGCCCGGTGACTTTTTCATCGATCCGGTGCGCCCGGTGCCGCGGGCGCTGATCACCCATGGACATGGCGACCACGCGCGCGCGGGCCATGGCGCGGTGCTCGCAACGCGCCAGACGCTGGACATCATGGCGATCCGCTATGGCGAGGATTTCACCTCGGCCCGGCAGATCGCCGACGGGCCTCTGCGCGTGGGCGAGACGACGGTCAGTTTTCATCCGGCCGGCCATGTTCTTGGCAGCGCGCAGATCGCCGTCCACCCCGACCAGGGCCCGCGCTTTACCGTCTCGGGTGATTACTGTCGCATGCCAAACCCCGTCTGCCTGCCGTGGGAGCCGGTGCCCTGCGACATATTCGTCACCGAGGCGACCTTTGGCCTGCCGGTGTTTCGCCACCCCGACCCGCTGGCCGAGACGCGCAAGCTGCTGGCCAGCATGGCCGAATTTCCGGATCGCGCGCATCTCGTCGGCGCCTACGCCCTCGGCAAGGCGCAGCGCGTGATCGCCCTGCTGCGGCAAGCTGGCTATGACGCGCCTATCCACTTGCACGGCGCGGCCCAGCGGCTGACCGACTATCATGTCGCCCAAGGGGTGCCGCTGGGCGATCTGCGCCCCGCGACCCAGCCGAAAGAGATCGAGGGCCAGGTGGTGATCGCCCCGCCCTCGGCCTTTGCCAGCCCTTGGGTGCAGCGCTTCCGCGACCCGGTCATCGGCTTTGCCAGCGGCTGGATGGCGGTGCGCGCCCGCGCCCGCCAGCGCGGGACCGAGCTGCCGCTTGTCATCAGCGATCACGTCGATTGGCCGCAACTGACCCAGACCTTACAGGAGTTGCGTCCCGACGAGGCCTGGGTCACCCATGGCCGCGAAGAGGCGCTGGTACGCTGGTGCGAGTTGAACCAGATCAGCGCCCGCCCGCTGCGTCTGGTCGGTTACGAGGACGAGGCCGAGGAATGA
- a CDS encoding aminotransferase class V-fold PLP-dependent enzyme, whose product MSLARFRDQIKATSLADLHADLIGHGRTIDGPFGPRPLIYADYVASGRPLGAVERFVMEEVLPWYANSHTEASHCGGTMTRLRRSARAEIARITGAGPEHAVIFTGSGATAGINRLVHLLNVGPGTTVIIGPYEHHSNILPWRESGAEVIALPEAEDGSGPCLAALDRALAKEGPKVVALSAASNVTGITSDVAGITARAKAAGARVVWDFAGGAPYMALDMGAGMDAVVISPHKFVGGPGASGLLIIRRDATQATRPTLPGGGTVRFVSSEGHDYSQNLEAREEGGTPNVIGDIRAALALIVKEAVGQDVIDARQQAGLAKARARLAGHPRIVMLDDRDVPRLPILSFRVRDGQGSFIHQQLATRMLSDLYGVQARGGCACAGPYVLKLLGADAAAAASMRAAILSGAELEKPGFVRLNLCWLAPDQEVDAILDAICDLAERAPALTARYSGDPTTAIFTPLAA is encoded by the coding sequence ATGTCCCTCGCCCGATTCCGCGACCAGATCAAAGCCACCTCGCTGGCCGACCTGCACGCCGATCTGATCGGTCATGGCCGCACCATCGACGGCCCCTTCGGTCCCCGCCCACTGATCTACGCGGACTACGTCGCCTCGGGCCGGCCCTTGGGCGCGGTCGAGCGCTTTGTGATGGAGGAGGTGCTGCCCTGGTATGCCAATAGCCATACCGAGGCGAGCCATTGCGGTGGCACCATGACGCGCCTGCGCCGCAGCGCCCGGGCCGAAATTGCGCGCATCACCGGCGCTGGCCCCGAGCATGCCGTCATCTTTACCGGCAGCGGCGCGACGGCCGGCATCAACCGGCTGGTGCATCTGCTCAATGTCGGGCCCGGCACGACCGTCATCATCGGCCCCTACGAGCATCACAGCAACATCCTGCCTTGGCGCGAAAGCGGCGCGGAAGTGATCGCCCTGCCCGAGGCGGAGGACGGCAGCGGACCGTGCCTCGCCGCCCTTGATCGGGCGCTGGCCAAGGAGGGACCCAAGGTTGTGGCGCTCTCGGCGGCCTCCAACGTGACGGGCATCACCAGCGATGTGGCGGGCATCACCGCGCGCGCCAAGGCCGCCGGCGCCCGCGTCGTCTGGGATTTTGCCGGCGGCGCGCCCTATATGGCGCTGGACATGGGCGCGGGCATGGATGCGGTGGTGATCTCGCCGCACAAGTTCGTGGGCGGCCCGGGTGCATCGGGCCTGCTGATCATCCGCCGCGATGCGACCCAGGCGACCCGCCCGACGCTGCCCGGCGGCGGGACCGTGCGCTTCGTGTCGTCCGAAGGGCATGACTATTCCCAGAACCTCGAAGCGCGCGAGGAGGGCGGCACCCCCAATGTCATCGGCGATATCCGCGCGGCGCTTGCGCTGATCGTCAAGGAGGCGGTCGGCCAGGACGTCATCGACGCCCGGCAGCAGGCCGGGTTGGCCAAGGCGCGCGCCAGGCTGGCCGGTCACCCCCGCATCGTCATGCTCGACGACCGCGACGTGCCGCGCCTGCCGATCCTCAGCTTCCGCGTTCGCGACGGGCAGGGCAGCTTCATTCACCAGCAACTCGCGACCCGGATGCTGTCCGACCTCTATGGCGTGCAGGCGCGGGGCGGCTGTGCCTGCGCCGGACCCTACGTCCTCAAGCTGCTGGGCGCCGATGCCGCCGCCGCGGCCAGCATGCGCGCGGCGATCCTTTCGGGGGCCGAACTGGAAAAGCCCGGGTTCGTGCGCCTGAACCTGTGCTGGCTCGCCCCGGACCAGGAGGTCGATGCGATCCTGGACGCGATCTGCGATCTGGCCGAGCGCGCGCCGGCGCTGACCGCGCGCTATTCGGGGGACCCGACCACGGCAATATTCACTCCGCTGGCTGCCTGA
- a CDS encoding YafY family protein, with product MAKINRPLLTDCDRMARTDRLMRLMDVLRRAPAPVTAAKLAAETDVSLRQLYRDIATLRAGGALIDGEAGVGYRLTEDSALPPQSFSRLEIEALLLAVGELRQMGDPALEEAGRNALARIVATLPERQSQQALHAVLRSFRSAPVRPDERTPPAGHLSLIRQCCWDEASLNISYTDLQGASTSREVLPLGISYSDNNLMLLAFCQMRQDYRTFHISRITALSRGNASFRPQRVPLLRAYVEERRARRGQAASGVNIAVVGSPE from the coding sequence ATGGCAAAGATTAACCGCCCGCTGCTGACAGATTGCGACAGGATGGCCCGCACAGACCGCCTCATGCGCCTGATGGATGTGCTGCGCCGCGCGCCGGCGCCAGTAACGGCCGCGAAGCTGGCGGCCGAGACGGACGTCTCGCTGCGCCAGCTCTATCGCGACATCGCAACCCTGCGGGCTGGCGGCGCGCTGATCGATGGCGAAGCCGGCGTCGGCTATCGCTTGACCGAAGACAGCGCCCTGCCGCCGCAAAGTTTCTCACGGCTAGAAATCGAGGCGCTTCTGCTGGCGGTCGGCGAGTTGCGGCAGATGGGCGATCCCGCGCTGGAGGAGGCCGGGCGCAACGCCCTTGCCCGGATCGTCGCGACCCTGCCCGAACGCCAGAGCCAGCAGGCGCTGCACGCCGTGCTGCGCAGCTTTCGCAGCGCCCCCGTCCGTCCGGACGAGCGCACGCCACCGGCCGGCCACCTGTCCCTGATCCGTCAGTGCTGCTGGGACGAGGCGAGCCTGAACATCAGCTACACTGACCTGCAGGGCGCCAGCACCAGCCGCGAGGTGCTTCCGCTGGGCATCAGCTATTCGGACAACAACCTGATGCTGCTGGCCTTTTGCCAGATGCGCCAGGACTATAGGACTTTTCACATCAGCCGCATCACGGCGCTGAGCCGAGGCAATGCCAGCTTTCGGCCGCAGCGGGTTCCCCTGCTGCGCGCCTATGTCGAGGAGCGTCGGGCGCGTCGGGGTCAGGCAGCCAGCGGAGTGAATATTGCCGTGGTCGGGTCCCCCGAATAG
- a CDS encoding glutathione S-transferase family protein, protein MLTFFHAPNSRSTSILALIKEMGIEDKIDIREVTIRRQDGSGGPDPANPHPDGKVPCLQDGDDLVYERAAVMLYLTDRFPEAGMGPLPGEPKRGTYLSWLFHYQGVIEPLMMLKWAGIDNEVLRYQMRSFEDAVAHIDAALADGPWLLGERMSAADLLISGLFLFAKIEPEQPRVRDWIKRCTDRPAEKAAWAEDNAKAMNA, encoded by the coding sequence ATGCTGACTTTCTTTCACGCGCCGAATTCGCGCTCGACATCGATCCTGGCCCTGATCAAGGAGATGGGAATCGAGGACAAGATCGACATCCGCGAGGTGACGATACGGCGTCAGGACGGCAGCGGCGGGCCCGACCCCGCCAACCCGCATCCCGATGGCAAGGTGCCCTGCCTGCAGGACGGCGACGATTTGGTCTATGAGCGGGCGGCGGTCATGCTGTACCTGACCGACCGCTTCCCGGAAGCGGGGATGGGACCGCTGCCAGGCGAGCCCAAGCGCGGCACATACCTGTCGTGGCTGTTTCACTATCAAGGCGTGATCGAGCCCCTGATGATGCTGAAATGGGCCGGAATCGACAACGAGGTGCTGCGCTATCAGATGCGCAGCTTTGAAGATGCCGTGGCCCATATCGACGCGGCGCTGGCGGATGGTCCATGGCTGCTGGGCGAGCGGATGTCAGCGGCGGACCTGTTGATCTCTGGCCTGTTCCTCTTTGCCAAGATCGAGCCCGAGCAACCGCGCGTGCGAGATTGGATCAAGCGTTGCACGGATCGCCCGGCGGAAAAGGCGGCCTGGGCGGAAGATAATGCCAAGGCAATGAATGCGTGA